TTGATAATATCTTTATGTTTAAAATGTCCCAGTTCATGACCTAAAACCGCCAAAAGTTCTGTTTTGTCGAGTTTGGCAATCAACGTATCAAAAAGCACGACGCGCTTTGACTTACCCAACCCTCCAAAATACGCATTCAATCGATTGTCTCTTTTGCTCGCATCCAAACTAAAAACGCCACTACTTTTCAAACCGGCTTTTTGCAGCAGTGCTTCGATAGCGTTTTTGAGATCTTCATCTTGCAATGGCGTAAATTTGTTGAACAATGGAGCAATCCATGTCGGATAGACCATATTAATAAACAGAAGAATTAAAAATACTACTCCAAATCCCCAAATCCACCAATTTGGCAATACTAAAATGATCCAAGACAATAGCGCAATAACCAGTGAACCAAAGACTAAAAAGAGCACAGATGCTTTGAGTTGGTCCATCAAATACATTTTAAAATCCATATTTGAAAAACCAAATTTTTTATCCAAAGAAAAGGTTTTGTACCAATCAAAAGGCAGACCTAAGAAATAATTAATCGCGATAAATAGATCCACAAATACAACCGCATGTAGAATCTCATTATCAATCACAATGGCGCGATCTAAAAAATTCAATCCAAAATCAAACCACCAAAAGAAAATTAGCAAATCATAAAGAATTTGAAGCAACTCCATTTTTGTAGTGGCGATTTTGTAATTTCCTGCCTTTATAAAATTACTAGCACTTAAAATGACCGGCTGTGCCCTTTTTGCTTTTAGCACAAAACCAATCTCCATCACGGCGGCGTAAAATCGCACCAACGCATATACTGTATATATCAAACTAATCCAAATTAACATCAAAGATACCTTGTTTTTTACGCAATTGTAGCAAAAATGTGTTAAAAAGAGATTGATTCTGTCTTAATTTATTTTAATTTGCACACATCCACCCAGCGCAGCGCTCCAGAAATCTCATACAATTGATCATGTGTTAATTTAATCGCAGAATTAGAACTCCCACATGCAGGATAAATAAAATCGTACTGTTTTAATGAAACATCAAGATAAATATCTACATCCTCATTCACACCAAAAGGACACACGCCACCCACATCATGACCAATTAATGTACCGACTTGATCAAATGAAAGCATTTTGGCTTTGGTGCCAAATTCTTGTTTATATTTTTTGTTATCAATCTTCACTTCACCACTGGTCACCACTAAAATTGCTCGATCATTAAGCATAAAAGAGAGGGATTTTGCTATCCGTGATTCTTCAGTTCCTAACGCTTTGGCGGCGAGTTCCACCGTGGCACTTGATACGTCAAATTCTATAATATCTTTCTCTTTGTTCCATCCTTGTAAATGAGCGCGTGCTTGTTCTATCCCCAAAGTAATCTCCTTTATTTGTTGTTCTGAATGTTTTTATTTTATCAAAAATATTGTAAAAAGAGAATTTTAGATAAAATATCACCTCTAAAACTTTGATATAGGAATCACATTGGCATTATTAGATATTTTGGAAGTTAGCAAATCATACGAATCACAACAGATACTGAACAAAGTCAGCCTCTCCATCAACAAAGGAGAACGCATTTGTATCATCGGTAAAAACGGTGGTGGCAAGTCGACCCTGATGAAAATCATCAACGGTACCTTAGACGTTGATGAGGGCCGACGTATTATCCAAAATCAAATTAAAGTCGATATGCTAGACCAAACCCCTCTTTTTGAAGAGAATCTTAGTGTCAAAGAGACAATTGCACAGGGACTCAAAGAGTTGATTGATGCCAAAGCAGAATATGAAACAACCCTGCAACGCTTATCTCAAGATTTTGAAAATCCGGAACTTTTAAAAAAACAGGATGAATTATTGAGCTTTTTGGATGCTCATGATGCTTGGAGTTTAGATGATAAAGTCGAGCGTGTTTTGCAAAAACTCAATCTCAAAGAGTATGAAGACACCAATATCAATCTTCTCAGCGGTGGAGAACAGCGACGCGTCACCTTGGCGGGATTGATACTCAAAAAACCCGATATTTTACTCTTAGATGAGCCGACTAACCATCTTGATGTTTATATGGTTGAATTTTTAGAAGAGATGCTTATCAAAGAACAATTTACCTTGGTTTTTATCTCTCATGATCGTTATTTTATTGACAATCTGGCCACAAAAACACTCGAAATTGATAACACCAAGCTTCTCTCTTTTAGCGGAGGGTATCAAGATTATCTACGAGCCAAAGAGTTACTATTACACTCCATGAACCAAGAGCATGAAAATTTACTCAAACTCCTTAAAAGAGAAGAAGCATGGCTAAGGCGTGGTGTCAAAGCCAGACTCAAACGAAATGAAGGCAGAAAACAGAGAGTTTTTGATCTCAAAGAAAAAGCCAAGACCAATCCAGCGGCCATCAATAAAATCAAACTAGAACTCGAGCGCGAACAAAAAAACTTCAATCAAAGTGCTTCTGTCAATAAACAAAAAATGCTTTTTGAGATGTATGATATTTGCAAAACGCTTGGACATAAGAGACTCATCGAAAATTTTTCAACGCGTATTTTACAAAAAGACAGAATCGCCATCGTAGGGAAAAATGGCTCAGGCAAATCAACGTTTTTGAAGATTTTGCTCCAAGATATCCCCATTGATAGTGGGATTTTAAAGATGGGAGAGTTAAAAATCGGCTACTTTGACCAACAACGAGAGATGCTCGATGATACTAAAGATATCCTAGAGACCTTCTGCCCAAATGGAGGTGATCGCATCGATGTAAAGGGTCGTAATCTGCATGTTTTTGGATATTTGAAAAATTTCCTCTTTCCCAAAGAGCATCTCAACAAAAAAATCGGCGTCTTAAGTGGTGGGGAAAAGAATCGAATCGCACTGGCACTTCTGTTTACTAAAGAGGTCGATTGTCTCATCCTCGATGAGCCGACTAACGACTTAGATATCCCAACTATTAATATTTTAGAAGAGTATATTCTAAACTTTCAAGGAGCCGTGATTTTTGTCAGTCATGATCGCTACTTTGTCGATAAAATTGCCAAAAAACTTTTTATTTTCAAAGGCGATGGCGTTATTGAAGAGAGTTTTCAAGAATACAGTGAATATCTCAGTATCGAAAAAGAGATTGCCTCCTTAGACCAATGGAGCACTGAAGAAAAAAAAGAGAGTGGCAAAAAGGACAAAACACAGAATCAGCGTCCTTCAAAACTCAGCTATAAAGAGAAGCAAGATTATGAAACCTTGCCAAAACAAATCGAAATTTTAGAAGATGA
This genomic window from Sulfurospirillum sp. 1612 contains:
- a CDS encoding M48 family metallopeptidase, whose amino-acid sequence is MLIWISLIYTVYALVRFYAAVMEIGFVLKAKRAQPVILSASNFIKAGNYKIATTKMELLQILYDLLIFFWWFDFGLNFLDRAIVIDNEILHAVVFVDLFIAINYFLGLPFDWYKTFSLDKKFGFSNMDFKMYLMDQLKASVLFLVFGSLVIALLSWIILVLPNWWIWGFGVVFLILLFINMVYPTWIAPLFNKFTPLQDEDLKNAIEALLQKAGLKSSGVFSLDASKRDNRLNAYFGGLGKSKRVVLFDTLIAKLDKTELLAVLGHELGHFKHKDIIKNIFSSGLMLLIMFAIFGNLPSDIFLQLGVSNGSYMTLVFFLLFSPVLSFLFMPFFSFLSRKNEYAADAYGSECESKEALASALMKLADANKSFPYSHPLTIALYFTHPPLVTRLKHLGVDVNEDKRFMEEHCHE
- a CDS encoding YbaK/EbsC family protein, which produces MGIEQARAHLQGWNKEKDIIEFDVSSATVELAAKALGTEESRIAKSLSFMLNDRAILVVTSGEVKIDNKKYKQEFGTKAKMLSFDQVGTLIGHDVGGVCPFGVNEDVDIYLDVSLKQYDFIYPACGSSNSAIKLTHDQLYEISGALRWVDVCKLK
- the abc-f gene encoding ribosomal protection-like ABC-F family protein, producing the protein MALLDILEVSKSYESQQILNKVSLSINKGERICIIGKNGGGKSTLMKIINGTLDVDEGRRIIQNQIKVDMLDQTPLFEENLSVKETIAQGLKELIDAKAEYETTLQRLSQDFENPELLKKQDELLSFLDAHDAWSLDDKVERVLQKLNLKEYEDTNINLLSGGEQRRVTLAGLILKKPDILLLDEPTNHLDVYMVEFLEEMLIKEQFTLVFISHDRYFIDNLATKTLEIDNTKLLSFSGGYQDYLRAKELLLHSMNQEHENLLKLLKREEAWLRRGVKARLKRNEGRKQRVFDLKEKAKTNPAAINKIKLELEREQKNFNQSASVNKQKMLFEMYDICKTLGHKRLIENFSTRILQKDRIAIVGKNGSGKSTFLKILLQDIPIDSGILKMGELKIGYFDQQREMLDDTKDILETFCPNGGDRIDVKGRNLHVFGYLKNFLFPKEHLNKKIGVLSGGEKNRIALALLFTKEVDCLILDEPTNDLDIPTINILEEYILNFQGAVIFVSHDRYFVDKIAKKLFIFKGDGVIEESFQEYSEYLSIEKEIASLDQWSTEEKKESGKKDKTQNQRPSKLSYKEKQDYETLPKQIEILEDEIKSINACLQDPKCYETISFAEVSQELSKKEQQLEIMIERFLELEEKAEAFS